From one Gracilibacillus salinarum genomic stretch:
- a CDS encoding diguanylate cyclase translates to MCRLFEKLFVNLCVLFTLIFVYVQLRSKFNIKLKKPTVSLVYDGIAGGVLGIVLMYFSIQVADVTKVDLRYLPVMLILLFIGTYPALVCAVIIIIGRLSYGINESSIASIVIMILAFLAFVVIKNVTREGTGLYSKSLYMILTYNLIFSTISVFIIGDFQRIHLLLINFWCVSFIGGFVSVWFIDYQRKSNELLKRYEEEAAIDFLTGLNNVRKFNQVWSTLLTNAKQKNERLSLLIIDIDYFKSVNDTYGHPAGDKVLIELGNVLTNTTRSFDVVSRNGGEEFSVILPDCPNHQAVDIAERIRKSVESHLFEISPTEIIQITVSIGVATYPINEAIVDIADQRLYEAKRLGRNRVCY, encoded by the coding sequence GTGTGTAGATTGTTTGAAAAGCTTTTTGTGAATTTGTGTGTCTTGTTTACGTTGATTTTTGTTTATGTTCAATTAAGGTCAAAGTTTAATATAAAGTTGAAAAAGCCAACTGTATCATTGGTTTATGATGGGATTGCCGGTGGGGTATTAGGCATTGTATTGATGTATTTTTCTATTCAAGTAGCCGATGTAACGAAAGTTGATTTACGGTATTTACCTGTGATGCTGATTTTGCTTTTCATAGGTACATATCCTGCTCTGGTGTGTGCTGTAATTATTATAATTGGAAGATTAAGTTATGGTATTAATGAATCGTCAATAGCAAGCATCGTTATTATGATACTTGCTTTCCTGGCTTTTGTTGTTATTAAAAATGTAACGAGAGAAGGAACGGGTCTTTATAGCAAGAGTTTATATATGATTTTAACTTATAATCTTATATTTTCAACAATAAGTGTATTTATTATTGGAGATTTTCAAAGAATACATTTGTTGCTTATCAATTTCTGGTGTGTTTCCTTCATTGGAGGATTTGTAAGTGTCTGGTTTATTGATTATCAGAGAAAATCGAACGAACTACTCAAAAGATATGAAGAAGAAGCAGCAATTGATTTTTTGACTGGATTGAATAATGTTCGGAAGTTTAATCAAGTGTGGAGTACCTTGTTAACAAATGCTAAGCAAAAAAACGAGAGATTATCATTGCTGATTATTGACATTGATTATTTTAAATCAGTGAATGATACTTATGGCCATCCTGCGGGGGACAAGGTATTAATTGAACTAGGAAATGTATTAACAAACACAACAAGGTCGTTTGATGTTGTGTCAAGAAATGGTGGAGAAGAATTTTCAGTGATATTACCCGATTGCCCTAATCACCAGGCTGTTGATATTGCGGAACGTATACGAAAATCTGTAGAAAGCCATCTGTTTGAAATTTCCCCAACAGAAATCATCCAGATCACAGTTTCCATTGGTGTAGCTACATATCCCATTAATGAAGCGATTGTGGATATAGCTGATCAACGCTTATATGAAGCAAAGCGGCTTGGCAGAAATCGCGTTTGCTATTAG
- a CDS encoding transporter substrate-binding domain-containing protein codes for MSENKQQTLRRRVLMFIVVSIIAIALSACGTGEEDSGNAEGDSAEEITVAAVQDYPPFEYKENEELTGFDVELVEAIAEKANLKVNWKIMKFDGIIPALQANQVDAAVSAIGIREDRLEVVNFSDPYFESGLSLVTTKDGSVQSEEDLEGATIVAKQGTSSLKLANELAEKYNGEVTKLQDDATMYMELENGNADALINDYPSVAYKIKQDGEDSALHIVGDKYPSEDYGIAISKGSEGLVEKLNTGLQELKDSGEFDEIYNKYFAE; via the coding sequence ATGAGTGAAAATAAACAGCAGACGTTACGGCGTCGAGTATTAATGTTCATAGTAGTAAGTATTATTGCAATCGCTCTATCAGCTTGTGGAACAGGTGAAGAAGATAGTGGGAATGCGGAAGGTGACAGCGCAGAAGAAATTACTGTGGCGGCTGTACAGGATTATCCACCTTTTGAGTATAAAGAAAATGAAGAGCTAACTGGTTTTGATGTGGAGTTAGTGGAAGCTATTGCGGAGAAGGCCAATTTAAAAGTAAACTGGAAAATTATGAAGTTTGACGGAATTATCCCAGCACTTCAGGCGAATCAAGTAGATGCCGCTGTATCTGCAATTGGTATTCGAGAAGACCGTTTAGAAGTCGTTAATTTCTCTGATCCATATTTTGAATCAGGTTTATCTTTAGTAACAACGAAAGATGGTTCTGTTCAAAGTGAAGAGGACTTAGAAGGAGCTACGATTGTAGCTAAACAAGGGACATCCAGCTTGAAATTAGCTAATGAATTAGCTGAAAAATATAATGGTGAAGTAACTAAATTACAAGATGACGCAACGATGTATATGGAATTGGAGAACGGTAATGCCGACGCATTAATTAATGATTATCCGAGTGTAGCATACAAGATTAAACAAGACGGAGAGGATTCTGCTCTTCACATCGTAGGAGATAAGTATCCAAGTGAAGATTACGGTATTGCCATTTCTAAAGGAAGCGAAGGCTTAGTGGAGAAACTAAACACTGGTTTACAAGAGCTTAAAGACAGTGGCGAATTCGATGAAATTTATAATAAATATTTTGCAGAATAA
- a CDS encoding histidine kinase N-terminal 7TM domain-containing diguanylate cyclase, which produces MTSSIAAFIALVCLSGVLNLCLSIYAFSKRHLYTNIAYFFIVYTVIITIYCFASAFGFLSMTLEQMKFWTIIQYIGIAFAPPIGLLFIMKYLDRNMNPKTYFTFLLIPFITLIMVVTNDFHHAHYRVLEIDSQLGLPYFYQEIGPWYIVHGIYTFGCMFVAFSLLLLQWKETTKEYMPQLIALLVGQLVPMFTAFFYLVGVTPAGVDPVPMVLWLSSFLYLWAIHSSRLFSLLPIAKNTIFNSINDGVVVLDSLNRLVEYNTAFRKMLPELDKSLFGDHFTEIWSRTFNERFPLDLTGMTDTKEITLKQMDFNSIYQVSTTPLKDEKNKKALVIVFTDITDIKELQLKLEYQAYYDDLTQIWNRRAFFQRAEKELEEARNQGVPYLIILLDVDHFKNVNDTYGHDVGDQALRHVASVCKLSIGEGSQFARYGGEEFVLAFMELSLSEGKKTAEKIRANMEQTPLITSKHVIPLTLSIGVAVTYIQGQESLQELLKQADQALYNAKRQGRNQVQAFAPVAKVFI; this is translated from the coding sequence GTGACTTCTTCAATAGCAGCATTTATTGCTTTGGTCTGTTTATCGGGTGTACTAAATTTGTGTCTTAGCATTTATGCATTTAGCAAGCGTCATTTATATACAAATATTGCATATTTTTTTATTGTGTATACCGTTATTATTACAATTTATTGTTTTGCCTCTGCTTTTGGCTTTCTATCCATGACATTGGAACAAATGAAATTCTGGACGATCATTCAATACATTGGTATCGCATTTGCTCCGCCAATAGGTTTATTGTTTATTATGAAATATCTGGACAGGAATATGAATCCTAAAACCTATTTTACTTTCCTTCTTATTCCCTTTATTACACTTATAATGGTTGTTACAAATGATTTTCACCATGCTCATTATCGAGTGCTTGAAATCGATTCACAATTAGGTTTGCCATATTTTTATCAAGAAATAGGTCCGTGGTATATTGTGCATGGTATTTATACGTTTGGTTGTATGTTTGTTGCTTTTTCTCTGCTTCTATTGCAATGGAAGGAAACAACAAAGGAATACATGCCGCAATTGATTGCCTTACTGGTAGGTCAATTAGTACCTATGTTCACTGCTTTTTTCTATTTGGTCGGTGTAACACCAGCGGGTGTAGATCCGGTGCCAATGGTATTATGGCTTTCGTCCTTTCTTTATTTATGGGCTATTCATTCTTCCAGGCTATTTTCTCTTCTGCCGATTGCTAAAAATACAATTTTTAATAGTATTAATGATGGTGTAGTAGTGTTAGATTCGCTTAACCGTTTAGTGGAATATAATACCGCTTTCAGAAAGATGCTTCCTGAGCTGGACAAGTCTTTGTTCGGTGATCATTTTACTGAAATTTGGTCTAGAACCTTCAATGAACGATTTCCATTAGATTTGACAGGTATGACTGATACCAAAGAAATCACGTTAAAACAAATGGATTTTAACAGTATTTATCAGGTGAGCACTACTCCTCTGAAAGATGAAAAAAATAAAAAAGCACTAGTAATTGTCTTTACTGATATAACAGATATAAAGGAACTACAGTTAAAATTGGAATATCAAGCTTATTACGATGATCTAACACAAATCTGGAATAGGCGTGCTTTTTTTCAGAGAGCTGAGAAGGAATTAGAGGAGGCAAGAAATCAAGGAGTCCCATACTTAATTATATTATTAGATGTGGATCACTTCAAAAATGTAAATGATACATATGGACATGACGTAGGTGATCAGGCGTTACGACATGTGGCAAGCGTATGTAAATTGTCAATAGGGGAAGGAAGTCAGTTTGCTCGTTATGGTGGGGAAGAATTTGTTTTGGCCTTCATGGAATTATCATTGTCTGAAGGAAAAAAGACAGCAGAAAAAATTCGAGCAAATATGGAACAAACGCCACTTATAACTTCTAAGCATGTCATTCCACTTACTCTAAGCATCGGTGTTGCAGTAACATATATTCAAGGTCAGGAAAGTTTACAGGAGCTTCTGAAACAAGCAGATCAGGCACTATACAATGCAAAGCGGCAAGGGCGAAATCAGGTACAAGCGTTTGCTCCGGTAGCAAAGGTATTCATTTAA
- a CDS encoding amino acid ABC transporter permease: METINVIIDALPTLLKGMGLTVEITVISLILAMFIGVMLGIFSITKSKVLRFISTAFVDIIRGTPLLVQILFIYFGLPSVLNISLTAFAAGVIAITINAAAYLVEIFRAGINSIDKGQMEAGRTIGFSYSQTMRLIILPQAFRRMIPAFVNQFIVSIKDTSLLSAIGLAELTLSGQSIYAVNFRAFEILTVVGILYFIIIYSLSILSRLLERRLNVS, from the coding sequence ATGGAAACCATCAATGTGATTATAGACGCGTTACCCACGCTATTAAAAGGAATGGGACTAACGGTAGAAATTACGGTTATTTCCTTGATTTTAGCAATGTTTATTGGGGTAATGCTAGGAATATTCAGTATTACAAAGAGTAAAGTATTACGTTTTATCTCCACGGCCTTTGTCGATATTATTCGGGGGACGCCGTTACTAGTACAAATACTATTTATTTATTTTGGTTTACCCAGCGTTCTCAATATTAGTTTAACTGCATTTGCAGCAGGTGTGATCGCGATTACGATTAATGCAGCAGCTTATTTAGTGGAAATCTTTCGTGCTGGTATTAACTCCATCGATAAAGGACAAATGGAAGCCGGGAGAACGATTGGTTTTTCTTATAGCCAGACCATGCGATTAATTATTTTACCTCAAGCATTTCGTCGCATGATTCCCGCATTTGTGAACCAATTTATTGTAAGTATTAAAGATACCTCTCTCCTTTCTGCTATTGGGTTAGCTGAATTAACCTTATCAGGTCAATCCATCTATGCAGTTAATTTCCGTGCGTTTGAAATTTTAACAGTAGTAGGAATTCTGTATTTCATTATTATTTATTCATTAAGTATCTTATCACGCTTGCTTGAAAGGAGATTGAATGTATCATGA
- a CDS encoding amino acid permease has product MRNHHVIKQVVKHKQNKQIKKGEGHLRWWQLSLIGIGSIVGAGFFLGTSLSIKTAGPSILIGYLLAGMTTYIVFSALAEMTVNDPQEGSFRTYAKKAFGHSVGFMSGWMYWLSGILIMSSEIVALSTFTQFWLPNIPLWVFSVIYASLGFGINLLGVKNFGQIESLFAVVKIATLVIFIGFGLMFLLGIISPYDEVSKSSAVVGTFFPHGLKGLWSALIFIFFSFGGIAVMGVTSSELKHKRDIPKAGRGLIIALVTLFTLSLFFVMYLVNWKQIDESESPFVTALSAFHIPYLDSTFNIIIISAAFSTMVGTLFSISRVLVSLSEDGDAPKQLQVKNNRGVALKALLLTAIGLSVSIGCSFILPDSIYEFVTTSAGVMLILNWLLILGSHIKLHPTYQDQKNTYKSKGYPYTSWIGIVFILLTISGAVLHANERSGLMISLALLAVIWLCYKLFLQNK; this is encoded by the coding sequence ATGAGGAATCATCATGTTATCAAGCAAGTTGTTAAGCATAAGCAGAACAAACAAATAAAAAAAGGAGAAGGACATCTCCGTTGGTGGCAGCTTTCTTTGATCGGGATTGGATCAATTGTTGGTGCAGGTTTTTTTCTTGGCACAAGTCTTTCTATTAAAACAGCAGGTCCATCTATTTTAATCGGCTATCTTCTCGCTGGTATGACGACATATATTGTGTTCAGTGCATTAGCAGAGATGACAGTGAATGATCCTCAGGAGGGATCGTTTCGTACATATGCAAAGAAAGCTTTTGGTCATTCGGTTGGATTTATGTCAGGTTGGATGTATTGGTTATCGGGTATTCTGATTATGTCGAGTGAGATTGTTGCCTTGTCCACCTTCACCCAATTTTGGCTGCCAAATATTCCACTCTGGGTTTTCTCTGTTATCTATGCTTCTTTAGGCTTCGGCATTAACCTTTTAGGGGTGAAAAACTTTGGACAGATTGAATCATTATTTGCTGTTGTGAAAATTGCTACGTTAGTTATTTTTATTGGATTTGGTTTGATGTTTTTACTAGGTATTATTAGTCCGTATGATGAGGTTTCAAAGTCAAGCGCTGTGGTGGGGACATTTTTCCCTCATGGTCTAAAAGGGCTGTGGTCTGCATTGATTTTTATCTTCTTTTCATTTGGTGGGATTGCGGTGATGGGTGTCACATCCTCCGAATTGAAACATAAACGAGATATACCTAAGGCAGGTAGGGGTCTGATTATTGCTCTAGTTACATTATTTACATTATCGTTGTTTTTTGTCATGTATTTAGTGAACTGGAAGCAAATTGATGAATCGGAGAGCCCTTTTGTTACAGCGTTATCGGCTTTCCATATTCCGTATTTAGATTCGACATTTAATATCATTATCATAAGTGCTGCTTTTTCGACAATGGTTGGTACGTTATTCTCGATTAGTCGTGTGCTGGTATCATTATCAGAAGATGGCGATGCACCGAAGCAGCTTCAGGTCAAAAATAATCGAGGAGTTGCTTTGAAGGCTCTGCTGTTAACTGCTATTGGATTGTCGGTATCGATTGGGTGCTCCTTCATTTTGCCGGATTCCATATATGAGTTTGTCACCACATCAGCGGGTGTCATGCTCATTCTTAATTGGTTACTCATCCTCGGCTCTCATATTAAGCTGCACCCAACCTATCAGGACCAAAAAAATACATATAAATCAAAAGGCTATCCATATACTTCGTGGATAGGTATTGTGTTCATTCTCCTAACTATTTCAGGGGCAGTTCTTCATGCTAATGAAAGAAGTGGATTAATGATCAGCTTAGCTTTGCTTGCCGTAATCTGGTTATGCTACAAACTGTTTTTGCAAAATAAATAA
- a CDS encoding response regulator transcription factor translates to MAGEKILIADDDHDIQIIISMYMKENGYQVLTAADGIEALQIVEKETPDLIILDVMMPKLDGYELCQALQKITDVPILFFSSKHEDVDKILGLGVGGDDFIEKSTSPSVLIAKVKAHLRRYRDIGLPRKQRGYSNQNTDTIEFPGLQINLDSAVVKLYDKPLHLSAKEFQILCLLAQNPEKVFSVEKIFELIWDENHFGDYRTVMVHISNLRKKLENNHGKIIYIETVRGIGYKFKA, encoded by the coding sequence ATGGCAGGGGAAAAAATCCTAATAGCAGATGACGATCACGATATTCAAATAATTATCTCAATGTACATGAAAGAAAATGGCTATCAAGTCCTCACTGCAGCAGATGGTATTGAGGCCTTGCAGATAGTGGAAAAGGAAACACCAGATTTAATCATTTTAGATGTAATGATGCCTAAATTAGATGGCTATGAGCTTTGTCAAGCACTACAAAAGATAACAGATGTGCCTATTCTTTTCTTTAGTTCAAAGCATGAGGATGTTGACAAAATACTTGGCCTTGGAGTAGGCGGTGATGATTTTATTGAAAAGAGTACAAGCCCATCTGTTCTTATCGCAAAGGTGAAAGCGCATTTGAGAAGGTACCGAGACATAGGATTACCAAGGAAACAAAGAGGTTATTCTAATCAGAATACTGATACAATAGAATTCCCGGGATTGCAAATTAATTTAGATAGTGCAGTAGTCAAACTTTATGATAAACCGTTACACCTATCAGCGAAGGAGTTTCAAATTCTATGTTTGCTAGCACAGAACCCTGAGAAAGTCTTTAGTGTTGAGAAGATTTTTGAACTGATTTGGGATGAGAATCACTTTGGAGATTACAGGACTGTGATGGTTCATATCAGCAATTTAAGAAAAAAATTAGAGAATAACCACGGTAAAATCATATATATTGAAACGGTACGCGGAATTGGATACAAATTTAAAGCGTAA
- a CDS encoding amino acid ABC transporter ATP-binding protein: protein MIQVENLKKSFGDLEVLKDINIKVDPQEVVCVIGPSGSGKSTLLRCLNLLEEPTAGNVFIEGNNLTDSKTNINQLRQKLGMVFQQFNLFPHKTVMENITLGPKRLKSKSESETRELGMQLLDKVGLAEKADVYPDKLSGGQKQRVAIARALAMEPNIMLFDEPTSALDPEMVGEVLQVMKDLAEEGMTMTIVTHEMGFAKEVADRVIFMDEGFIVEEGTPEQLFQYPKNERTQAFLSKVL, encoded by the coding sequence ATGATACAAGTAGAAAATTTAAAGAAATCATTCGGTGATCTGGAAGTATTGAAAGATATTAATATAAAGGTTGATCCGCAAGAAGTAGTATGTGTCATCGGCCCTTCTGGTTCCGGAAAAAGTACACTGTTACGCTGTCTGAATTTGTTAGAAGAACCAACTGCAGGTAATGTCTTTATTGAAGGTAATAATCTTACCGATAGTAAAACAAACATTAATCAATTAAGACAGAAATTAGGTATGGTGTTCCAGCAGTTCAACCTTTTTCCTCATAAGACAGTAATGGAGAACATTACATTGGGGCCGAAGCGTCTTAAAAGCAAGTCGGAATCAGAGACTCGTGAATTAGGAATGCAATTATTAGACAAGGTAGGGCTAGCTGAAAAAGCAGATGTCTATCCTGATAAGTTATCTGGTGGTCAAAAACAACGTGTCGCGATTGCAAGAGCACTTGCGATGGAACCAAATATCATGTTGTTTGACGAACCAACCTCCGCACTTGACCCGGAAATGGTAGGCGAGGTACTTCAAGTAATGAAGGATCTGGCTGAAGAAGGCATGACTATGACCATCGTGACACACGAAATGGGATTTGCAAAAGAAGTGGCAGACCGAGTTATTTTCATGGATGAAGGATTCATTGTTGAAGAGGGGACACCAGAGCAACTTTTCCAATACCCGAAAAATGAACGTACGCAAGCCTTTTTATCAAAAGTATTATAA
- a CDS encoding collagen-like triple helix repeat-containing protein, which translates to MSQSNIPNITPEITLTRDDSVNLLLASIALEELGLSHILNAEGEKLQYVLGTLPGVTSPSATISDILNVNSSVRDMIQGLTKKEFILENKLENILQIPSAQNGVTGPTGPPGPTGPTGPGGVGATGPTGPTGAPGPTGAPGPTGATGPSGAGTPLYQTVELGDINATIDWNEGGGNSQATAAAVFSGNGETISNLATYVTQEGNVTGTFQMAVLEATSNTTATVVGATAVINMISGGVLSLPLLAPVTLNPEQIYYFAVFNQVNGSSVGGRSTGLGTVVDAPPVNFRAQNLAGFTIGATISESDVDLMLSPWVAGY; encoded by the coding sequence ATGTCACAATCGAACATTCCTAATATTACACCTGAAATTACGCTTACCAGAGACGATTCCGTTAATTTACTTTTAGCATCGATTGCACTAGAAGAATTAGGTCTCAGTCATATATTGAATGCGGAGGGTGAGAAATTACAATATGTACTTGGTACGTTGCCAGGAGTTACATCTCCATCTGCTACAATTAGTGATATATTGAATGTTAACAGCAGTGTGAGAGATATGATTCAAGGTTTGACGAAAAAGGAATTCATCTTGGAGAATAAATTAGAAAACATATTACAAATACCAAGTGCACAAAATGGTGTTACCGGCCCAACCGGCCCACCTGGTCCAACCGGTCCCACGGGTCCAGGTGGTGTTGGTGCAACTGGCCCAACCGGCCCAACCGGTGCACCTGGCCCAACCGGTGCACCTGGCCCAACTGGTGCAACCGGTCCAAGTGGTGCAGGAACACCATTGTATCAAACTGTAGAATTAGGAGACATTAATGCAACAATTGATTGGAATGAAGGTGGGGGTAATAGCCAAGCAACTGCGGCTGCAGTTTTCTCGGGCAACGGGGAAACTATTAGCAACTTAGCCACCTATGTAACACAGGAAGGAAATGTAACCGGAACATTCCAAATGGCAGTATTAGAAGCCACAAGCAACACAACAGCTACAGTTGTCGGGGCAACTGCTGTAATTAATATGATTTCAGGAGGGGTGTTATCATTGCCGCTTCTAGCACCTGTCACACTTAACCCAGAACAAATTTACTATTTTGCTGTTTTTAATCAAGTGAATGGTTCTTCTGTGGGTGGGAGATCCACAGGCCTGGGGACAGTTGTCGATGCACCACCTGTTAATTTTAGAGCACAGAATTTAGCTGGATTTACAATAGGAGCTACCATTTCTGAAAGTGATGTTGATTTAATGCTTTCACCATGGGTTGCAGGTTACTAA